The following proteins are co-located in the Calliphora vicina chromosome 2, idCalVici1.1, whole genome shotgun sequence genome:
- the Pgant5 gene encoding polypeptide N-acetylgalactosaminyltransferase 5 isoform X2, with product MSSLSLTRKLRGRMRSNTCRIILLTSLVWVIVDFVLIAHYSDCIGKDGWRCKRSGEYDIELPDAQKQIDQNMVDDNEINTEKNLDNDGGGGGGVGNIYVGEIGHGFVSGGISATYRSTILRKWYSAPTIKEHKGKPGEMGKPVKIPPEMKELTKEKFKENQFNLVASDMISLNRSLTDVRHENCKKKHYPSKLPTTSIVIVFHNEAWTTLLRTVWSVINRSPRSLLKEVILVDDASERDYLGKKLEDYVATLPVHTFVLRTQKRSGLIRARLLGAEHVTGEVITFLDAHCECTEGWLEPLLARIVQNRRTVVCPIIDVISDETFEYITASDSTWGGFNWKLNFRWYRVPQREMERRNNDRTSPLRTPTMAGGLFSIDKDYFYEIGSYDEGMDIWGGENLEMSFRVWMCGGVLEIAPCSRVGHVFRKSTPYTFPGGTTEIVNHNNARLVEVWLDDWKEFYYSFYPGARKASAGDVSERKSLRDRLKCKSFRWYLENIYPESLMPLDYYYLGEIRNAETETCLDTMGRKYGEKIGVSYCHGLGGNQVFAYTKRQQIMSDDLCLDASAALGPVNMVRCHNMGGNQEWVYDAEDKSIRHTNTGNCLQRPSREDPTTPLLRPCDYSQGQQWLMESKFKWQAH from the exons aTGTCTTCGTTAAGTTTAACACGCAAATTACGTGGTCGTATGCGTTCAAATACCTGCCGTATTATTTTACTCACATCCTTAGTTTGGGTGATTGTGGACTTTGTGCTAATTGCCCATTATTCCGACTGCATTGGCAAAGATGGCTGGCGCTGCAAACGTAGTGGTGAATATGATATAGAG CTCCCAGACGCTCAAAAACAAATCGATCAAAATATGGTCGATGACAATGAAATCAATACAGAGAAAAACCTCGATAACGATGGAGGAGGAGGTGGTGGTGTCGGCAACATCTATGTGGGTGAAATAGGACACGGATTTGTGTCGGGTGGCATATCAGCAACATATCGTAGTACAATATTGCGTAAATGGTATTCGGCGCCAACGATTAAAGAACACAAAGGCAAGCCGGGTGAAATGGGAAAACCCGTTAAAATACCACCAGAGATGAAAGAATTGACCAAGGAGAAATTCAAAGAGAATCAATTTAATTTGGTAGCTAGTGATATGATCTCACTCAATCGTTCACTCACCGATGTGAGACATGAAAA cTGTAAAAAGAAACATTATCCCTCAAAACTGCCAACCACCTCAATAGTTATAGTATTTCATAATGAAGCCTGGACAACGCTATTGCGTACCGTATGGAGTGTTATAAATCGTTCGCCACGCTCCTTGTTAAAAGAAGTTATCCTAGTCGATGATGCTAGTGAAAGAG ATTATCTTGGTAAAAAATTAGAAGACTATGTTGCCACACTACCCGTACATACGTTCGTTTTACGTACTCAAAAACGTTCTGGTTTAATACGTGCTCGTTTATTAGGTGCTGAACATGTGACG GGCGAAGTCATAACATTCCTTGATGCCCATTGCGAGTGTACAGAAGGTTGGCTGGAACCCTTATTAGCTCGTATTGTGCAAAATCGTCGCACCGTTGTGTGTCCCATTATCGATGTTATATCCGATGAAACATTTGAATATATAACAGCTTCTGATTCCACATGGGGTGGtttcaattggaaattaaacTTTAGATG GTATCGTGTTCCTCAACGTGAAATGGAGCGACGCAATAATGATCGTACGTCTCCTTTGCGTACACCCACCATGGCTGGTGGTCTGTTTTCCATAGATAAAgactatttttatgaaatcgGTTCCTACGATGAAGGCATGGACATCTGGGGCGGTGAAAATTTAGAAATGTCCTTTAGG GTATGGATGTGTGGCGGTGTTTTAGAAATTGCTCCATGTTCACGTGTTGGCCATGTTTTTCGCAAATCAACGCCATATACATTTCCTGGCGGTACAACGGAAATTGTTAATCATAATAATGCTCGTCTGGTTGAGGTTTGGCTGGACGATTGGAAAGAATTTTACTACAGTTTTTATCCAG GTGCTCGCAAAGCTTCTGCAGGTGATGTAAGTGAACGTAAATCCTTGCGTGATCGTCTTAAATGTAAATCTTTCCGCTggtatttggaaaatatttatccGGAAAGTTTAATGCCATTAGACTACTACTATTTGGGTGAA ATACGCAATGCTGAGACAGAAACCTGTTTGGATACCATGGGCCGTAAATATGGCGAAAAGATTGGTGTGAGTTATTGTCATGGCTTGGGCGGCAATCAAGTGTTTGCCTATACAAAACGACAGCAAATCATGTCCGATGATTTGTGTTTGGATGCATCTGCAGCTCTGGGGCCGGTGAATATGGTGCGTTGTCATAATATGGGCGGTAATCAGGAATGGGTGTATGATGCAGAG GACAAATCCATACGACACACAAACACTGGCAATTGTTTGCAACGACCCTCCCGCGAAGATCCCACAACACCGCTGTTACGTCCCTGTGACTACAGTCAGGGTCAACAATGGCTAATGGAATCGAAATTCAAATGGCAAGCTCATTAG
- the Pgant5 gene encoding polypeptide N-acetylgalactosaminyltransferase 5 isoform X1 encodes MSSLSLTRKLRGRMRSNTCRIILLTSLVWVIVDFVLIAHYSDCIGKDGWRCKRSGEYDIELPDAQKQIDQNMVDDNEINTEKNLDNDGGGGGGVGNIYVGEIGHGFVSGGISATYRSTILRKWYSAPTIKEHKGKPGEMGKPVKIPPEMKELTKEKFKENQFNLVASDMISLNRSLTDVRHENCKKKHYPSKLPTTSIVIVFHNEAWTTLLRTVWSVINRSPRSLLKEVILVDDASERDYLGKKLEDYVATLPVHTFVLRTQKRSGLIRARLLGAEHVTGEVITFLDAHCECTEGWLEPLLARIVQNRRTVVCPIIDVISDETFEYITASDSTWGGFNWKLNFRWYRVPQREMERRNNDRTSPLRTPTMAGGLFSIDKDYFYEIGSYDEGMDIWGGENLEMSFRIWQCGGILEIIPCSHVGHVFRDKSPYTFPGGVAKIVLHNAARVAEVWLDEWRDFYYAMSTGARKASAGDVSERKSLRDRLKCKSFRWYLENIYPESLMPLDYYYLGEIRNAETETCLDTMGRKYGEKIGVSYCHGLGGNQVFAYTKRQQIMSDDLCLDASAALGPVNMVRCHNMGGNQEWVYDAEDKSIRHTNTGNCLQRPSREDPTTPLLRPCDYSQGQQWLMESKFKWQAH; translated from the exons aTGTCTTCGTTAAGTTTAACACGCAAATTACGTGGTCGTATGCGTTCAAATACCTGCCGTATTATTTTACTCACATCCTTAGTTTGGGTGATTGTGGACTTTGTGCTAATTGCCCATTATTCCGACTGCATTGGCAAAGATGGCTGGCGCTGCAAACGTAGTGGTGAATATGATATAGAG CTCCCAGACGCTCAAAAACAAATCGATCAAAATATGGTCGATGACAATGAAATCAATACAGAGAAAAACCTCGATAACGATGGAGGAGGAGGTGGTGGTGTCGGCAACATCTATGTGGGTGAAATAGGACACGGATTTGTGTCGGGTGGCATATCAGCAACATATCGTAGTACAATATTGCGTAAATGGTATTCGGCGCCAACGATTAAAGAACACAAAGGCAAGCCGGGTGAAATGGGAAAACCCGTTAAAATACCACCAGAGATGAAAGAATTGACCAAGGAGAAATTCAAAGAGAATCAATTTAATTTGGTAGCTAGTGATATGATCTCACTCAATCGTTCACTCACCGATGTGAGACATGAAAA cTGTAAAAAGAAACATTATCCCTCAAAACTGCCAACCACCTCAATAGTTATAGTATTTCATAATGAAGCCTGGACAACGCTATTGCGTACCGTATGGAGTGTTATAAATCGTTCGCCACGCTCCTTGTTAAAAGAAGTTATCCTAGTCGATGATGCTAGTGAAAGAG ATTATCTTGGTAAAAAATTAGAAGACTATGTTGCCACACTACCCGTACATACGTTCGTTTTACGTACTCAAAAACGTTCTGGTTTAATACGTGCTCGTTTATTAGGTGCTGAACATGTGACG GGCGAAGTCATAACATTCCTTGATGCCCATTGCGAGTGTACAGAAGGTTGGCTGGAACCCTTATTAGCTCGTATTGTGCAAAATCGTCGCACCGTTGTGTGTCCCATTATCGATGTTATATCCGATGAAACATTTGAATATATAACAGCTTCTGATTCCACATGGGGTGGtttcaattggaaattaaacTTTAGATG GTATCGTGTTCCTCAACGTGAAATGGAGCGACGCAATAATGATCGTACGTCTCCTTTGCGTACACCCACCATGGCTGGTGGTCTGTTTTCCATAGATAAAgactatttttatgaaatcgGTTCCTACGATGAAGGCATGGACATCTGGGGCGGTGAAAATTTAGAAATGTCCTTTAGG atTTGGCAATGTGGCGGCATTTTAGAAATTATACCATGTTCCCATGTGGGTCATGTTTTCCGCGATAAATCTCCCTATACGTTCCCCGGTGGTGTTGCCAAAATTGTGCTGCATAATGCAGCACGTGTGGCCGAAGTCTGGCTGGATGAATGGCGCGATTTTTACTATGCCATGAGCACAG GTGCTCGCAAAGCTTCTGCAGGTGATGTAAGTGAACGTAAATCCTTGCGTGATCGTCTTAAATGTAAATCTTTCCGCTggtatttggaaaatatttatccGGAAAGTTTAATGCCATTAGACTACTACTATTTGGGTGAA ATACGCAATGCTGAGACAGAAACCTGTTTGGATACCATGGGCCGTAAATATGGCGAAAAGATTGGTGTGAGTTATTGTCATGGCTTGGGCGGCAATCAAGTGTTTGCCTATACAAAACGACAGCAAATCATGTCCGATGATTTGTGTTTGGATGCATCTGCAGCTCTGGGGCCGGTGAATATGGTGCGTTGTCATAATATGGGCGGTAATCAGGAATGGGTGTATGATGCAGAG GACAAATCCATACGACACACAAACACTGGCAATTGTTTGCAACGACCCTCCCGCGAAGATCCCACAACACCGCTGTTACGTCCCTGTGACTACAGTCAGGGTCAACAATGGCTAATGGAATCGAAATTCAAATGGCAAGCTCATTAG